The DNA segment GTAATATATTACGCGTTTGTTTAGCGACAGCTTGTCCAGAATCTATTATGGTTACGTGAGAGGGCAATATTTTATTTAGCTGAGGAATAAGGTAAGGGTAATGAGAGCAACCTAAAACCAAGTAATCAATGTTGGCAGTAATCATAGGAGCTGTGTATTTATTTAATAGCGTTTTCATTTCATTGGTTTTCAGTTCTGCATTTTCAATTAATGGAACCAACCCTTCGCCAATAATTTCCACCACTGAAATTTCCTTGGTGAACTCTTTTGCCGTTTTATGAAATAAGGCACTACTCAACGTTCCTTTAGTCGCTAAAATACCGATGCTTTTATGTTTTGTTTGTAGCGCAGCGGGTTTGATGGCCGGCTCAATGCCAATAATAGGAATATCATATGTAGATCGTAATATGTCAATAGCATTTGTGGTTGCTGTATTGCAGGCTACCACAATTATTTTACAGCCCATATTTATTAGGGCTTCTGTATTTTTTATACTTAATGAAACTATTTCGTCCTGTGTTTTGTTTCCGTAGGGGGCATTTTTACTGTCCGCTAAATAAATAGTGTTTTCAT comes from the Marixanthomonas ophiurae genome and includes:
- the murI gene encoding glutamate racemase → MNKNSPIGIFDSGVGGSSIWQEIHHLMPNENTIYLADSKNAPYGNKTQDEIVSLSIKNTEALINMGCKIIVVACNTATTNAIDILRSTYDIPIIGIEPAIKPAALQTKHKSIGILATKGTLSSALFHKTAKEFTKEISVVEIIGEGLVPLIENAELKTNEMKTLLNKYTAPMITANIDYLVLGCSHYPYLIPQLNKILPSHVTIIDSGQAVAKQTRNILQQKDLLTDTNKRPSLQFFTNTKVTTLNSLLESYSEKIMVEEMDF